The genomic segment GGCCTCATTAGGCCGACGAGCTGAATTATCCCAATCCGGAGTGGCGCCAAGGTACATATTAGATAACCATTGATCAGGTCGTAAAGCCGCTGCCTTAACGTGTTCGTAACTTTCGAAATAATCCCCTCTCTCAGCCTCGTATGGAGCGACATCATGTGCATCCATCAACGTCCTTGAACCATGCGGCCGAGGGATGCGATGAGGTGGAAATTGTACTGTGAAATCGATGAACGAATCGAACTCTGACTTATAGTCAGCGTTATAAACAGTACCTATGGTAATGTTTTCCCCAATCCGGTTCTCAACCCGTTTACGTAGAGCATTAACGAATTCTTTAGCCGCAGGCAGCTGACTGATCTGATAAATTATAAATGCAGGTTTACTACCAATACGCACATATCGATGGTCACTCATTGCCTTAACCAAGTCATCAACCAGACCATTCAGAGCATTATCGTCGTAAACCTGCTCTACCAGAACAGAATCACTACGACCATCCCAAGCTTTAGTCCAGGACTCATTAGCCCAGCAGTACAAGAAATCAATAGCGATATCGGGATTTTCAAGAAATATATCCAAGGGGCGATGAAGTGCCCGTTGCGAACCGAATCTATAATAGTAAAAACAAAAAGCATTAACGCCGTGCGACTTTGCAATACGAGCCTGATCTTTCATCACGTCTGGAGCACGTAAATCATAAAAGCCCAGTTCGCCAGGCATTTTAGGCTGAAAATGTCCATTAAACAGAGGTTTGGCTTTTACCACGTTAAACCACTCCGTAAATCCCGCCCCCCATAACTCATCATTCAAAGCTGTTGGATGAAACTGCGGGAGATAAAATGCAAAAGTTCTCAAATTCACAGAACATTCCTCTTGAAAAATTCTTTAATAATTTTTTCAGCCCTAGCATCAAAAGAATGCTGTTTCAGAATATCTATACTCATGGCCTTTCTTACCTCTGGAGAAGGAACCCAATCATTGGCGGTGGCCATTATCTCTTTCAGTTCTAACTCGTTGTCACAAATTTTAACGTGATTGCCAAAAATATCAGAAATCCCTTCCACCCGGTCACTGACGACAACACCACCAGATGCAACAACATCAAATATACGATTAGATATAATTCCAAATCTTGCCATGGTACTCCAATGATCGTTGAGTACTGCAAGCGCAGACTGATAATAACCACTAAGATAGTCGTTATCGAGATAATTGGCTTTAATATAGCTTAATGGAATATAAGCATTCCAGCCATCACCATAAACATCCAAGTCATCTCTATACTTGACTGCCTCCATCACAACACGGCGATATTGATTTCGAGAGTTACCCACGAATAGAAAACGCTCTGTTCTTTGCGACTCGGCCTTGTCTGACCAAAAGAACTTTTGTCTATCGGTAGCCTGAAGTAGCACAGGACTATCAATATCAAAACGCTCATACATCAACTTTGATACACCAGCAGAGGATGAAAAGACGATATCCGCATCTTTGACTTCAGTCAGAGTTACTTTCTCTGGATGGCTAATAATCCAAATAATATTAGCCGCATTATTAGACAGACAGCAATCTACGATTCCGCGAATATGAATCACTAGGTCGATACCGGGCGTACTGTCTGACCAGTAATTGCGCAGACACAGCTCTACTCTATGACCCAACGCAATCAGAGAATTGGAAAGAGATTTTCCAAAGTGGTAATCCCCCCAGTTCAATTTGGTCTCGTCGTCAGGCGCAGGGCAGTTGATCCGGATATTCAAGCCTCGCTCTCCGTAACTCAACTGCGGTAATATACGAATACCAACCCCGGACTTAGCCACCCCACTCTCATCAGCAGACACAGTAGCCTGAGATTGACCGGCCCTACACGAAGAATCCCTCGCCGCTTCAATTTTCCAATTCACCGGCAATCGTAGCGATGTAGTCAGCGCTGTTTTTTCCTTTTGACGCGCTCTCGTGGATCCATGCAAAAAAACAGAACGAGATGCGTACAAACTATGATCAAAGCTGAGCTGAAGTGACTGCTTGTCATTTAGCATGGCATCAAGACAGAGCTTTGCCATCGCCATATTCAGAGAATATTCAAAATCAAACCCGCCAAGTGATTCAAAGAAGTTTTTCTGAATCAGCAGAGGACCGTCGGACGCACCAACACCATGGACAACCACACCGCTCTCTTGTGGCAGTTTTTGCCCTTTCATAAAGTCCACAAGGCTTCCACCCTCTGGCGCAACAGTGAACAACGAGCCTGAAACACGCTTCAGCTCATCAACCACAACAGGGAGCGTGATGTTCGCAGATGATTGACGACCCAACCCAACCAAGTGATCAACCGTAGAACTCTTGTATTCAACATGTCCATGCCAAAACAGGAACTGCTGTCCAACTGCAATGGATGCCCCAAGGTTATATGCAGGGTAATCTAGGAAGGTTCTTGGCAAGTGGATAACCCGCAGACGATTAAGACGCTTACTAAGCGCCACCATTAATCCAGTGGCCTCAATAGACAGTCCATTTGCAATAACAATTAGCTCGTGCGCACCATTTTCTAGATGATAAAGAGCACTCCAGAGATTGGCAAACCGCTCCCGAGCGTCATCATCGTTCAACGACCAGATGATGGAATACGGTATCGATTGATCGGGCGTCGTACCCGTAATGTTTTTAATCATCTGACGAGAAGCTAGGCGATAGTAGTCACCGACAAAAGCATTCGTTGTAATTCGCTCAAGTTTGCCATCATCATCCAGGTAGTTACACCCCACTACTGGAACATAAAAAGAACCACCAAACTGCAACGCTGACCGCCGGATGAAATCCCAGTCAACACAGCGCTTGAGACTTTCATCAAATTTGAATCCGGCCACAAGCACATCTCGATGGTGAACCAAGATGTTCATATCGATATAGTTTTCTCGATCCATCGCGTCTTTATTGTAAACATCCCCACGATAGCGAATCGTGCCAGATGGAGTAAACACACGTAGACCCGAGTGGGAAAGTTTTGCACCAGTCGAAAGCATACTCCCAACCATGCAAGTCAGATAACCTGGCTCCCAAGTGTTATCACTGTCTAGATAAGCAATGTATTCACCACTGGCATGAGATAGCCCGACATTTCGAGCAGAAGAAACGCCAGTAGGAGGAATTCTGACAACTTTTATCTTATCTGAGTTAAATGCCTCACATACAGACGCCGTGCCATCCGTTGAACCATCATCCACAATGACTATTTCAAAATTATTGTAGGACTGCTGTAGGATGGATTCTATCGCCCGTCCGATAACCGTTTCCCTATTGCGACACGGCATGATAATGGAGACCAACGGGGCCTTTCCTGCCAGCTGGACAACCTGTTGAGCCTTATCAAAAATAGCTTCAAATTTAGAAATGTCAAAGCTTTCGTACATTCTCCGAATGTCTTCTCGAAGCATCAGATTGTGGCTATCCTCCTCAGTCCAGGTTTCGATGCTCTCTTCAAAGGCATTGATATATTGATGCACTTCACCAAGCGTAGCTTTAGCATCAAGACCTAAGACGGAAACCCCCGGAGCAAGTTTCTGCGTAGAGGAATCACTCGCATAGAGCAGCTCTCGTACTGATCTCGGCAACACTCGTTCATCGACATCAATCAAAGGGTGAGGTGAAACAGCCTCAATCAGATTATTACAAGCTACATCCCTCAAAGCACCAAGCCCTGCAGGGGCATTTCGCTGAAACCAAAGCGAATCAAATTTTCTAGACGGCCGTCTGTGCCCCTCAACTCTATGACGCGCCACAAAATGTCGTATTGGGCTTTTGGCATTAAGCACTACGTCCAGGTTTCTGCTTCGATAATAAGCCGAATCAAAAACTGGTGATGGGTTAAGGCCTTTCTTTTCACCTACAAGAAGGAAATGCGCAAGCGCCCCCACATAAACAGAAAAATAGCCGTATGTCTTTCGATACCAGATACAATCAAAAACCACATTAGGAGAAAAACCCTGAAATTCACCGGTCGTTAGGTAATCAACAAGTACATTTCTCGGAGTTTTCATATCATTATCAAACTGGGATAAATAGTACTCAATATCAACAACATCTGAATATAGAGTCAAATCACCTGAATTATGCTGCGCAATATAAATTGCCCTTTTAACGGCGCTAGAAAGCACAGGATGAGGAGCAAACTGCAAATCATCTTGACGTATCATATAGTGGTGCAATGGAGTCAATTCTGTATCCATACACAGAGGAATAGATAACGCTTCACTGATCATTCGCCCACAGAACAATACGCTAGGCTCACGCCCTAACATCCAACCACCCATCACATAATCGACCCAAGGAGATACCGTACTATCCAACGAGTAATGATCTCGATACCACACAGTTGAAAACAGCGGGTGCGGATCAACCGTTAAATGCCCACGACATCCACTATTACGAATGAATTCCAGAAACAACTCCGCCCCATCCCGAGCGTCACCCCGAAGCTGGCGACGAACAAAATTCGTGTCAAACAGAGAATGGGGATTCAGTCCCTTAAAAGCACCTACCGTTTTATAATGATCTAAGGGGGATACCGTCTTTGGAAGCATTTCAGACAGTTGAGTTAAATAGTAGTCAGAATCAAAAAATAGATCAAAAATAACATCATCCGACTGCTCTCGCAACTTGTCTGTTTTGGCTAATCCTGGGAAATAACAACTACGATAATACTCAGGAATATCGGAAATGGCTGCTTCAGCATCACAAAGAGATATAATTTTTCGATAAACTTTTTGTCGAGCAACGGCAATACTCTCAATCCACTCAAACCCCAAGACCTCCATCACTTCTATAATCGAGCCTGACGCTGTTACCGAACACAATCCATCAAAAGAACGATATAAGACCGACAGCGGCTGGTCATTATCCCACAGATTCGAGCGATCAAGCAGATCCATCAAATCGAAAGCGACCAGATCACGAACGCCCAACCAAAAATCCCGAAGAGATAGTACCTCACCAGGCTTACCACTCAGAGTCACATCCATTTTTACTGAAACCCGACCGGAATTTTCTCCAATATAAAGATAGCCTGATTGATATTTCAGTGTACTAACACATACCTCTTTTACGACCTGACCTTCAGAAATAAGACAAGGTAGAGTAAAGAGTGAATCGCGTACTCGAACACTCATCAGATTTTCAAACACAAACGACGCATCAGGTATGCTGGCAAGGTAATCAATTACCTCAGGGAGGTGATCACAAGCCAACTGAGAGAATGAAAACTCAAAAGCCGTTTTCATTAACGTATTAAATTTGTTTGAAATATCCCTCCGGGCTGCATGAGGGATAACACTGCAAAGCAACTTGTTCTCCAGATACAAGTCCAGTATAGGCGGTGTGCCGTCTAGGGCCAGAACCCATCCACGCAAGCAACCGTCTGCATACTGATCAACAGCCCCAAGATAAGCAGGCAAAGGTTCACCCAAGCCTAGCCAATCACAATCAAGGCGAGTATCAAGAGCCGCCTCAAGAGCCGCGTAACTTGTCACCACCCCCTCCAGAGCGCAAACAACCGGTAGTATCTGCTGGTTCGCAGCAACACGAATATTAAGCCCCAGAAACTCATCTTGTTTTTGCTTATAGACAAGCAACGAGGAACAGAATTTTTTACCGACCATAGTCTTTATATCGAATACAAAACCTGAAACAGCAGCAACATCAATGCCTAATGCACTACAGACATCAGGGCGATATAGGGAGCAGACCATAGAACCGACTTTCTCATCACCCAGCCAGACTTCCAATTCTACCGGGTCATTCGTATTACAAAGGTCAACACACCACCCCCTGAGAGACCCATTTCCTATATAATCAAAAAAACCGGAAAAGTTACTGTCAGCCACTTAAAACTCCATCTTCCATATAATAAATTTAAACACCAAATCCAAATTAATTACTAAAAATATAGCAATCAGTACCCTTCACCTTAACTGTCAAACCATCTACATCAGCATCATTCGGTATTGGGTGTTTAAATCCAGACAATAAAACATCTGTCATTTCTTTCCTGACAAGATCTGGGCGTTCGACATTCAACTGATACTCTTTCTCTTCACCTGCGTAGCGCAATATTAATACCACATCAGCCATTGAATCAGAAATAACCCAGCCTGTAAAATTGTCAGCCGACTTATCAAGAGCAAACTGAATATATGAGTAATAGTGAGTTTTTTCAGCTAGCTCTTTAACCAGAAAAGCCAAACCAGTTCGAATCGTCAACGAGTGTTTAAAAAGATCAAACGATGCGCGTTGATTCAAATCATGATCTCTAAAGTACGCCACACCTTTCTCCCTATCTGCCGAGCCTGCACCAGATCCCTTTCGACTTTTCTTCTCAAAATGCTCTTTGTACGATTTCACAACAAAATGAGCGACGTAAAATTTCTGATTATTAATATCCACCGTAAAGGGTGAAGGTTGCTCAACAATTTTAGAGGATCGCTCTAACATCCCTGATGAAAAGACCGCACGCGCAAGGTTTTCGTTATAGAAAGATCCCGACGTAATAGCGCATTGATGTATCTGCATATCATCGATACAATCACACTTCACAAGTGATTTTATATGAGCATTTCTAGGTTCATCAGCCTTGGAGCAGCGGCTAAATCTTTCGACAACAAGCCCTTGCCCCGGCAATTTCCGCCCGGATGATCCAAATATTCTCCAGTTCAATGCAACGCCGGCAAAGTCGTCATTATTTTGTGCTCGTTTTAGCCAGTCTTTTATACCCTGACCAGTTTCATTGACCAAGAATTCGTCTGCATCTAGAAACAGAAAGTAGTCATAATCCTTTGAGTAATCCCTTATAATTTTGTCATAAGCTGGTTTCTGAACGCCTATGTCTCGAGAAACACGAGGATGATGGATGCGATTTATAATACCCGCTTGGTCCAACGCCTCAAGTAATTCACTACTACCATCATCGCTGACATTATCCGCAATAAAAAAATCATCCACACCAAGAACATAACGATGATATGCAATCCATTCTAGAATATATTCTGCTTCATTCTTCATGATTGAAACTATTGCAATTTTCATTTGTCAAGCCCCCAACAAACATACATCTTTATAATCGAACCGGCAACTATAGAGAAACTGCTCACCCTTCAATGAAAGATTATTATTATAAAATTCATCTGTTTTAAGGCGAGTACTCCATTTTTTCTGCATATATTCAATTTCGCCAGCAAAGCGCTGCAGTTTTTCCGGTGTATCTTCATACCCTCTACTCAAAGACTCGTGATGATACAAAAGCACATGGGGAGTCCAGATATTTCGATAACCTGAAAAATGTACTTTTAGACAAAAGTCGACGTCATTAAACGCCACAGTAAGGTGCTTCTCATCAAGACCTCCCACCTCATCAAATACGGTCTTTTTAACCGCAAGACACGCAGCTGTCACCGCGCTGGCTTGCCGAACGACTGCTAATTGTGCAGCTTCTCCAGGAGAATCCTGAGGTAGAAGCTTAAATTGATGTCCGGCAACACCTCCTGAACCCAAAAGAATGCCTGCATGTTGAATAAGTCCATTGGTATACAGTA from the Candidatus Thalassolituus haligoni genome contains:
- a CDS encoding glycosyltransferase family 2 protein, translated to MKIAIVSIMKNEAEYILEWIAYHRYVLGVDDFFIADNVSDDGSSELLEALDQAGIINRIHHPRVSRDIGVQKPAYDKIIRDYSKDYDYFLFLDADEFLVNETGQGIKDWLKRAQNNDDFAGVALNWRIFGSSGRKLPGQGLVVERFSRCSKADEPRNAHIKSLVKCDCIDDMQIHQCAITSGSFYNENLARAVFSSGMLERSSKIVEQPSPFTVDINNQKFYVAHFVVKSYKEHFEKKSRKGSGAGSADREKGVAYFRDHDLNQRASFDLFKHSLTIRTGLAFLVKELAEKTHYYSYIQFALDKSADNFTGWVISDSMADVVLILRYAGEEKEYQLNVERPDLVRKEMTDVLLSGFKHPIPNDADVDGLTVKVKGTDCYIFSN
- a CDS encoding glycosyltransferase, whose product is MADSNFSGFFDYIGNGSLRGWCVDLCNTNDPVELEVWLGDEKVGSMVCSLYRPDVCSALGIDVAAVSGFVFDIKTMVGKKFCSSLLVYKQKQDEFLGLNIRVAANQQILPVVCALEGVVTSYAALEAALDTRLDCDWLGLGEPLPAYLGAVDQYADGCLRGWVLALDGTPPILDLYLENKLLCSVIPHAARRDISNKFNTLMKTAFEFSFSQLACDHLPEVIDYLASIPDASFVFENLMSVRVRDSLFTLPCLISEGQVVKEVCVSTLKYQSGYLYIGENSGRVSVKMDVTLSGKPGEVLSLRDFWLGVRDLVAFDLMDLLDRSNLWDNDQPLSVLYRSFDGLCSVTASGSIIEVMEVLGFEWIESIAVARQKVYRKIISLCDAEAAISDIPEYYRSCYFPGLAKTDKLREQSDDVIFDLFFDSDYYLTQLSEMLPKTVSPLDHYKTVGAFKGLNPHSLFDTNFVRRQLRGDARDGAELFLEFIRNSGCRGHLTVDPHPLFSTVWYRDHYSLDSTVSPWVDYVMGGWMLGREPSVLFCGRMISEALSIPLCMDTELTPLHHYMIRQDDLQFAPHPVLSSAVKRAIYIAQHNSGDLTLYSDVVDIEYYLSQFDNDMKTPRNVLVDYLTTGEFQGFSPNVVFDCIWYRKTYGYFSVYVGALAHFLLVGEKKGLNPSPVFDSAYYRSRNLDVVLNAKSPIRHFVARHRVEGHRRPSRKFDSLWFQRNAPAGLGALRDVACNNLIEAVSPHPLIDVDERVLPRSVRELLYASDSSTQKLAPGVSVLGLDAKATLGEVHQYINAFEESIETWTEEDSHNLMLREDIRRMYESFDISKFEAIFDKAQQVVQLAGKAPLVSIIMPCRNRETVIGRAIESILQQSYNNFEIVIVDDGSTDGTASVCEAFNSDKIKVVRIPPTGVSSARNVGLSHASGEYIAYLDSDNTWEPGYLTCMVGSMLSTGAKLSHSGLRVFTPSGTIRYRGDVYNKDAMDRENYIDMNILVHHRDVLVAGFKFDESLKRCVDWDFIRRSALQFGGSFYVPVVGCNYLDDDGKLERITTNAFVGDYYRLASRQMIKNITGTTPDQSIPYSIIWSLNDDDARERFANLWSALYHLENGAHELIVIANGLSIEATGLMVALSKRLNRLRVIHLPRTFLDYPAYNLGASIAVGQQFLFWHGHVEYKSSTVDHLVGLGRQSSANITLPVVVDELKRVSGSLFTVAPEGGSLVDFMKGQKLPQESGVVVHGVGASDGPLLIQKNFFESLGGFDFEYSLNMAMAKLCLDAMLNDKQSLQLSFDHSLYASRSVFLHGSTRARQKEKTALTTSLRLPVNWKIEAARDSSCRAGQSQATVSADESGVAKSGVGIRILPQLSYGERGLNIRINCPAPDDETKLNWGDYHFGKSLSNSLIALGHRVELCLRNYWSDSTPGIDLVIHIRGIVDCCLSNNAANIIWIISHPEKVTLTEVKDADIVFSSSAGVSKLMYERFDIDSPVLLQATDRQKFFWSDKAESQRTERFLFVGNSRNQYRRVVMEAVKYRDDLDVYGDGWNAYIPLSYIKANYLDNDYLSGYYQSALAVLNDHWSTMARFGIISNRIFDVVASGGVVVSDRVEGISDIFGNHVKICDNELELKEIMATANDWVPSPEVRKAMSIDILKQHSFDARAEKIIKEFFKRNVL
- a CDS encoding glycoside hydrolase family 99-like domain-containing protein; protein product: MNLRTFAFYLPQFHPTALNDELWGAGFTEWFNVVKAKPLFNGHFQPKMPGELGFYDLRAPDVMKDQARIAKSHGVNAFCFYYYRFGSQRALHRPLDIFLENPDIAIDFLYCWANESWTKAWDGRSDSVLVEQVYDDNALNGLVDDLVKAMSDHRYVRIGSKPAFIIYQISQLPAAKEFVNALRKRVENRIGENITIGTVYNADYKSEFDSFIDFTVQFPPHRIPRPHGSRTLMDAHDVAPYEAERGDYFESYEHVKAAALRPDQWLSNMYLGATPDWDNSARRPNEAHILVGSTPELFEDWVSQMGKVAIARCESGLVPEAIIFVNAWNEWAEGAMLEPSQIHGRQYLEALNRGLGSAKISI